The genomic DNA TCCTCGCGGTGATACTGGCGCCGCTCGGAGTGGCCGATCACCGCATAAGTGCAGCCGAGCTTGGCCAGCATGGCGCCCGAGATCTCTGCGGTGTAGGCGCCGGCATCGTGCTGCGACAGGTCCTGCGCGCCGTACACGATGCGCAGCTTGTCGCCGTCGACGAGCGTCTGCACGCTGCGCAGGTCGGTGTACGGCGGCAGCACCGCCACCTCGACCTTGTCGAAGTCCTTGTCGTTGAGCGCGAAGGCCAGCTTCTGGACCAGCGCGATCGCCTCAAGGTGGTTGAGGTTCATCTTCCAGTTGCCGGCGATGAGCGGCTTTCTCACGCGTCACCCCTCCAGGGCGGCAAGTCCGGGCAGGGTCTTGCCCTCGAGATATTCGAGGCTCGCCCCTCCACCGGTGGAAATGTGGGAGAAACCGTCCTCGGGCAGGCCCAGCTTGCGCACGGCGGCGGCGGAGTCGCCGCCGCCGACCACGCTGTAGCCCTCGGAGGCGATCAGCGCCTCGGCCACCGCCCTGGTGCCACCCGCGAACGCGTCGAACTCGAACACACCCATGGGGCCGTTCCAGAAGACGGTGCGGGCGTCGGCCAGCTTGCTCGCGAACAGCTCGCGGGTGCGCGGGCCGATGTCGAGGCCCTCGCGGTCGGCCGGGATCGCGGTGGCCTCGACCACGTCGTACGGCGCGTCCTCGGCGAAGTGGGTGGCCGCCAGCACGTCGACCGGGAGCACCAGGTCGACGCCCCGCTTGGCCGCCTCGTCGAGGAAGCCGCGCACCTGGTCGAGCTGGTCCTCCTGCAGCAGCGACCCGCCGACCTCGTGGCCCTGGGCCTTGAGGAAGGTGTAGGCCATGCCACCGCCGACGAGCAGCCGGTCGACCTTGGAGAGCAGGTTGGCGATGACACCCAGCTTGTCGGAGACCTTGGCACCGCCGAGCACCACCACGTAGGGGCGCTCGGTGTCCTCGGTCAGCCGCTTCAGCACCTCGACCTCGGCGAGGACCAGCCTGCCGGCCGCGTGCGGCAGCATCCGGGGGACGTCGTAGACGCTGGCGTGCTTGCGGTGCACCGCGCCGAACCCGTCGCCCACGTAGAGGTCGGCGAGGCCGGCCAGCCTGGTGGCGAAATCGCCGCGCAGCGCGTCGTCCTTGGACTCCTCGCCCGGCTCGTAGCGGAGGTTCTCCAGCAGGGCCACCTGGCCGTCCTGAAGCCCGTCCACGGTGGCGCGGGCGCTGTCGCCGACCACGTCCGTGGCGAACGCCACGTCGCGGCCGAGCAGCTCGCGCAGCCGCACGGCGACCGGCTTCAGCGAGAACTCCGCCTTGACCTGCCCCTTGGGGCGGCCCAGGTGCGCGCAGACGACGACCTTCGCACCCCGGTCCGCCAGCGTCGTGATCGTGGGCACCGACGCGCGGATGCGCCCGTCGTCGGTGATCGTCTCCCCGTCGAGGGGGACGTTGAGGTCGGCGCGCACGAGCACGCGCCGACCTCGCACGTCGAGATCGTCGAGCGAGCGCATTAGAGGTCCGCGCCCACCAGCTCGATGAGGTCGACGAGGCGGTTGGAGTAGCCCCACTCGTTGTCGTACCAGCCGACGACCTTGACCTGGTTGCCGATGACCTTGGTCAGGCCCGCGTCGAAGATGCAGGAGGCGGGGTCGGTGACGATGTCGGAGGAGACGATGTCGTCCTCGGTGTAGGTCAGGACGCCCTTGAGCGGGCCCTCGGCGGCGGCCTTGAGCGCGGCGTTGACCTCCTCGACCGTGACGTCACGGCCGACCTCGACGGTGAGGTCGGTGGCCGAGCCGGTGGGGATCGGCACGCGCATCGCGAACCCGTCGAGCTTGCCCTTGAGCTCCGGCAGCACCAGGCCGATGGCCTTGGCCGCGCCGGTGGAGGTCGGCACCACGTTGAGGGCGGCGGCGCGGGCGCGGCGCAGGTCCTTGTGCGGGCCGTCCTGGAGGTTCTGGTCCTGCGTGTAGGCGTGGATGGTGGTCATCAGACCCTTCTCGATGGTGAAGGTGTCGTGGAGGACCTTCGCCATCGGGGCCAGGCAGTTGGTGGTGCAGGAGGCGTTGGAGATGATCGTGTGCTTGGCCGGGTCGTAGGAGTCGTGGTTGACGCCCATGACGATCGTCACGTCTTCGTTCTTCGCCGGGGCGGAGATGATGACCTTCTTCGCGCCGTTGTCGGCGTGCACCTTGGCCTTGGTCGCGTCCGTGAACAGACCGGTCGACTCGAGCACCACGTCGACACCGAGGTCGCCCCACGGCAGCTTGGCCGGGTCGCGCTCCTCGAAGACCCTGATGGCCTTGCCGTCGACGGTGATCTCCTCGCTCGACGCCTTCACCTCGTAGGGCAGACGGCCGAGAATGCTGTCGTACTTCAGCAGGTGGGCGAGCGTCGCATTGTCGGTCAGGTCGTTGACCGCCACGATCTCGATGTCCTTGCCGCTGGCGGCGACCGCACGCCAGAAGTTACGACCGATGCGGCCGAAGCCGTTGACGCCTACGCGGATGGTCACGGGAACCGATCTCCTCAGTACGTGATGGCGGGCTGTTACCTGAGCCCAACCCTATCGGACCTAAATTGGTTTAGACCACTGCAACCCCCGCCCTGCGTATCACCATTCGAGAGGCGCAATTTGGAGCGTTCGAGTAAAGTGCCCGACTCGTCGGAGTAAACTCGGGCATTCTCTGGGGGCTGAGATGTCACAACGAAGATCGGGGCTGCTGTCCGGCCTGATCGCAGGCTTCATCGCCATGTTGCTCGGCGCGGCCTCGTACGCGGCCGTCGAGACCTTCTTCTACCGGCTGTCCTACGAGGCCCGCTGGTTCGGCGGCGATCCGGCCGTGGTCTTCCCGGCCGCGCTCTCCTTCCTCGCCGGCCTGATCATCGGCCTGGCCGCCTGGACCGTACGGGCCAGAAACCTGTTCCTGCCGATGGCGGCGCTGCTCTACGCGGTCGGCGCGCGGACGCTCGGCTCCGTCGCCGGCGCCGTCGGGCTGCGGTGGGAGCAGGGATTCCCGGCGACCGCGCTCCAGGAGGAGGCCAGCCGCGCCGCCCTCGCGTTGTGGAGCGTCGCGCAGACGTCATGGCAGTTCTGGGCGACCGTCGGCGCCGCCGCCGTGCCGGCGTTCCTGCTGACGCTGCTGCGTGTCCTGCGGATGCGCCGCAAGGCTGCGGCCGCCGAGACGCGCGCGGAGGAGGACCAGCCCGAGCCGGAGTATCGCGACCCGTTCGAGCCGGTGCAGCCGCCCAAGCCGACCAGCACGGCCGCCGCCGTCAGTCTCTTCACCCCGCGCGACCCGGACAAGGACGCACCGCCCGCCACCCGCTGACCCCAGCCGCGCCTGCCATGTGACGAGCGCGTACCCGGCGACTGCCCGCGACCTGACCGGAAGCCGGCCGCGCCGCGTCAGGGGGCGAGCATGTCGACCGTGAGATTGGCCTCCGTGTTGGGGATGCCGAGGTCGGAGGCGCGCTTGTCGGCCATGGCCAGCAGCCGCCGGATCCGCCCGGCGATGGCGTCCTTGGTCAGCGGCGGGTCGGCGATCTGGCCGAGCTCCTCCAGCGACGCCTGCTTGTGCTCGACGCGCAGCCGCCCGGCCACCACCAGATGATCCGGTGCCTCCTCGCCCAGGATCTCCAGCGCCCGCTGCACCCGCGCCCCGGCCGCCACCGCCGCCCGGGCCGAGCGTCGCAGGTTGGCGTCGTCGAAGTTGGCCAGCCGGTTGGCGGTGGCGCGGACCTCGCGCCGCATGCGTCGCTCCTCCCAGGCCAGCACGCTGTCGTGCGCGCCCAGGCGGGTCAGCAGGGCGCTGATGGCGTCGCCGTCGCGGACCACGACCCGGTCGACGCCGCGCACCTCACGCGCCTTGGCGTGGATCTTGAGCCGCCGGGCGGAGCCGACGAGCGCCAGCGCCGCCTCCGGGCCTGGGCAGGTGACCTCCAGCGACATGGAGCGGCCCGGCTCGGTGAGCGACCCGTGCGCGAGGAAGGCCCCGCGCCAGGCCGCCTCGGCGTCGCAGGACGCGCCCGCCACGACCTGGCGGGGCAGGCCGCGCACCGGCCGCCCGTGGTTGTCGATGAGACCCGTCTGCCGGGCGAGGGCCTCGCCGTCGCGGTAGACGCGTACGACGTAGCGCGAGCCCTTGCGCAGCCCGGCGGGCGCGAGGACGAGGACCTCCGCCTTGTGGCCGAACACCTCGCCGATGTCCTTGATGAGCCGTCGTGCGGTGGCGTTGGTGTCGAGCTCCGCCTCGATCACGATGCGCCCGCCCACCAGGTGCAGGCCGCTGGCGAACCGCAACAGCGTCGAAACCTCGGCCTTGCGGCAGCAGGGCTTCAGCACCGGCAGTCGGCTCAGCTCGTCCTTGACCACACCTGTCATCGCCATAAGCGTTAGTCCTCCCCCATTCAGACCGGCTCACAGCAGTCTCTCGCACCTTCGCGCCGCGCCGACCAGGATCAACGCTTCTGGAGGAAAATCTCGTCCAGGACCGAGGCAAGACGTCGTGGGTCATGCCGAGGAGAGCCGTCGGCGGCGGCCACGTCGGCCAGGACGGCCCGCCCGCCGAGCGCCGCCGCGGCCTTGTCCAGCGCGCCCGGGTCGTCCACCACGCCGGTGTCGGCCAGGATGACGTCGATCGACAGCTCGGGGGCGTGCTGCCGGAGCACCTCCAGGTGCTGCTGGGGCGAGAAGTCGTCGGTCTCCCCCGCCTGCGGGGCGAGGTTGAGCGTGACCAGCCGCCTG from Nonomuraea muscovyensis includes the following:
- a CDS encoding phosphoglycerate kinase, with amino-acid sequence MRSLDDLDVRGRRVLVRADLNVPLDGETITDDGRIRASVPTITTLADRGAKVVVCAHLGRPKGQVKAEFSLKPVAVRLRELLGRDVAFATDVVGDSARATVDGLQDGQVALLENLRYEPGEESKDDALRGDFATRLAGLADLYVGDGFGAVHRKHASVYDVPRMLPHAAGRLVLAEVEVLKRLTEDTERPYVVVLGGAKVSDKLGVIANLLSKVDRLLVGGGMAYTFLKAQGHEVGGSLLQEDQLDQVRGFLDEAAKRGVDLVLPVDVLAATHFAEDAPYDVVEATAIPADREGLDIGPRTRELFASKLADARTVFWNGPMGVFEFDAFAGGTRAVAEALIASEGYSVVGGGDSAAAVRKLGLPEDGFSHISTGGGASLEYLEGKTLPGLAALEG
- the whiA gene encoding DNA-binding protein WhiA; this encodes MAMTGVVKDELSRLPVLKPCCRKAEVSTLLRFASGLHLVGGRIVIEAELDTNATARRLIKDIGEVFGHKAEVLVLAPAGLRKGSRYVVRVYRDGEALARQTGLIDNHGRPVRGLPRQVVAGASCDAEAAWRGAFLAHGSLTEPGRSMSLEVTCPGPEAALALVGSARRLKIHAKAREVRGVDRVVVRDGDAISALLTRLGAHDSVLAWEERRMRREVRATANRLANFDDANLRRSARAAVAAGARVQRALEILGEEAPDHLVVAGRLRVEHKQASLEELGQIADPPLTKDAIAGRIRRLLAMADKRASDLGIPNTEANLTVDMLAP
- the gap gene encoding type I glyceraldehyde-3-phosphate dehydrogenase; amino-acid sequence: MTIRVGVNGFGRIGRNFWRAVAASGKDIEIVAVNDLTDNATLAHLLKYDSILGRLPYEVKASSEEITVDGKAIRVFEERDPAKLPWGDLGVDVVLESTGLFTDATKAKVHADNGAKKVIISAPAKNEDVTIVMGVNHDSYDPAKHTIISNASCTTNCLAPMAKVLHDTFTIEKGLMTTIHAYTQDQNLQDGPHKDLRRARAAALNVVPTSTGAAKAIGLVLPELKGKLDGFAMRVPIPTGSATDLTVEVGRDVTVEEVNAALKAAAEGPLKGVLTYTEDDIVSSDIVTDPASCIFDAGLTKVIGNQVKVVGWYDNEWGYSNRLVDLIELVGADL